The sequence below is a genomic window from Haematobia irritans isolate KBUSLIRL chromosome 3, ASM5000362v1, whole genome shotgun sequence.
taaaaaaacaaatatttaatttcagaataaccccttaaaaatttgaaaaaaatgttggtactcctttgcttgtaatttaatagtgaattggtaaggattctttaactttcttttaaccagaatatttgtttttttatgcataatattattttttcattcgattttttggaaacctatttaataattgtatttaatgtaaaaaataaatatttattttcagaatagcccaaataaatttggacaactttttatatttcccctcagcgtacaatttaatagagaatttgtaagttttatattaaaactctggctttctttcaactagaatatttattttattatatccttcacatcgataacaacacagttttatgagtttatatagaatacttcattatttctctaattgtttcaggtaccaattttatgagatacgttttccaaagaaaagttgaattccttacaccattcgataaaatgcccccaaatatggtaagttacaagctaaaatgaagaattaaaattatatttcattacatggtgttaatttttaacaattttcattattgtttccatttttttccagcaagatatgtgaaaaaattacctacgatgaataaaaaaaggataagtcaaaatgtccaaacagcgggttcaaatgaactactctctgctccacgtggtcataatttttattcacaaaaaacattgtattaagaactttcatcgtaagtttttataataaagtacttttgcttaaagaaagtttaattttaatgtgtgaaaattttcataatagtaaaacggtttgttgttcctttaattatttaatttctctgtactgtggaatgattgatttaaaaatagtttaatcgtcgacattttaaagagacttttaaccaatttttattatcgggtttcccacaaaataagcacgtaaaacaaaataatactgactttttaacttggtaggggtatataaatcttatggtgttgtaaaaatgaactaaactacaatgttatagatgaactaaaatttaagagaattataaactagacaagttgaaaaaaatcttaagggctaaatcatggtcaatattactacagtttagttcattttacaatggaaaagggttcactgttttttcagtgtaacaaatttcaactcgaaaatcgaacatagtacttacctttagcggctaaactcgaacttattaCCACCCTTAAAAACGAAATTCAATCCACCAACCTTCCTCCACCTTCTTCCTCTAAAATCAgctatagggctgttttcttttagcactggatacccgaagccgtgaaggactaaatgaaaacagagtactcgtttatccaggacatttccaaaaatatgcaacactgtcatcagcagtttaaaaacaatcacagaaaagaagtgaaatcatgcatttttaatgtatgaaatgtccaattagtaataaatatttaagtaaGTATTTTTATTGAGTCTTCTTCTTTTTCGATAACATaggtatgttttttttatagcaaaatgatAATCAGAGAAATATAGAACTATATTTGTcttaagcggaccttagacgggcggataaacactccgacagaggttcgtctatttgttgtgtgttcgttcaagttttgcccttacactgcacgaacaaatgtgatgacaacatgaaaaaataagaagaagcataaacaaacaatgaagttgtatgaagatttatgggtgaaaccattttttactgaaaaaatggaagaaaataataaaaaaaattcttggtatatgtgtcaaaacaatgattcctgaagtaatccacatttaatatattacaaattacttgatgaatttcaaaatacttgtcgcctggttttccattgattggaagtggaattttcccacgtttttgccacaatactggtttagatttatatatttctttaattttcaaccagaattggcgatccatcattaatttcattgcagaaatgcctgtttttaatgtaaaaataaatttgtctttgataatgtttgtcgaacatccccttacactcaatgatttgtaccacccaaccagaaaaaatcaaagttgttttgattttatgccaacacgtccccgcgaCAGCCGAACACGACCTTATACTATCGGATTCGTCgtcgcaacgtgttgtgtcgcagggtttatccgaccgtataaggtgccctttatTCTAGATGAATTCAAATGAATGCTACTTGCGATTTTCTTTCAAGAGAGAAACATGTTGGTTACCATAAAATAGAGAATAGAGAGGTTTGCTCCCGGCCTCTAGTGTGTCTTGACATGTACgggtaatttcaaataaataaacaacgaAACAACTTAAAAAactacataaatataaattgcacgtaaaaataaatatttattaaagcccggtatgcacctctagcgaaattttcggtagcaaaaatttatttaagtctacaggccggtatgcacctctagcgaaattttcggtagcaaaaatttatttaagtcttcaacaaaaaaacagggatgtgtacataaattttaaaccagctaatcgcttttaaaaattgtgaatatatgttccaaatattcctcaaataaattgtttattatttacagacattttaaaacttttacgcatacaatgattgtaataaattaacagccttatgcaaaaaaaaaatctaatagagCCTTATAGTGTTCAATACTTAAAATAGGTTTATTGTCTAATAAGCgctttttaaaatttcctatgcgaAAACGTTTACTTACAAGTTATTAGTTAATgcatgattttgtttttgttctggcAATGCCTAACTAAAACGAATGTCATATATTCATTAGtggtaccaaaaaatttttattcggttCTTATGACAATCGGTTcccaaaaaatataacaaacaaTGGGCAAAAGGAACGCGGTTAAAACATATTGTAATGGAATATATTTGCTTACATAGAAGCGAATTGTTCAGTGAAACATTTTGCTTGTCTTGAATGCTTCAAAAAATAACGCCCATTGTTTATCTTATCCGGTTCAGAGATTGTCTATGTTTGTAATACATCActaatataaacatttcaaataatttcgttattttttgtccaatttctaTGATGGAGGAAGAAAACAATCTTAATATGGTAAGTTTTAAGAAATCTAAAATAGTTTTAAGGAATCTAATTTCATTATTAATATGTATCAATATTTTTAAGATGTCGCAATACAATATTAAGAAAGAAGATCAGCTAAAGAGACAGCGTTCCGAAAACTGGAGCGAGGAGGATAAGGTGAGATCCAACATATTCCATTAAAATCAAACTTAATATTTGTTTTACGTAGGAACTTCTAAAGGAATTAGTGAAAAAGAGagtaaaaataatagaaaactaaaataCGGATACAAATACCAACCAACTTAAGAAAAACTGTTGGTTGGAACTTGAGAAAGAGTAAGCAAGATAATGATATTGAGTTTTTGTCGCATgttattatataatatttatatatttagtttCAACAACTTGTGCTCAAAAGCTAAACGAACGGTGTCCCAACTAAAGTCGCAATGGACGACTATAAAAATCCAAGCAAAAAAAGAAGTATCGGAACATCGGTCAAAACTTAAGCAAACTGGAGGAGGACAGGCGCCACCAGACGTCCCGTTGTGTGCAAACGATTTGGAAGTATGGCTTCCAAATGAATTCATAGTTGACTACAATGAGTTTGATTCAGATGTTCACTGCAAGGTAAatacataaaacaaaatataataaactaTGGCAGTGTTCTCAATTATATAGTAACGCATATACTGGATAGAAATCCTTTAGATAAAAATCCTTCTTTTGTAGAACTTGGAAAAAAATGATATGTCCTATTTGGAAATAGAAGTGTTAGCAGATGCCGATAACCAAAATAAAACGGAGAATTCGGATTCATATACAAATGAAGTTGTAAAAAAACTCGATTGGAACCGACGCCGAAGAGAAGTCAGATAGCTTCAACGTAGAGCAGCCATGTTCTCTAGTTTCGGAGACGAAGAAAAAAGTATGTATAATTTAAGcgaatttttaaattgagattgattttgaaactttttttattttataaggtaggtactatgttcggtttccgaagcgaaatcccatacaaaaccaaaaatgcgaaaaactaccgaaatattttttcatttgtggtactttgttttttttcgagttgaaaaactgacataaagtgcatagtccctaattaggtcggctttaaatccttccatatgttgagattagttagtttcaaaacatggcgccatttgtaatgtgaattaagaaataattgatttattcaaatgatttgtgttaaattagaatacaaaagtggttcgcgttgttatttaaaaatgcaattcgattgacgaaataaaaataacggcgtgctatatgtatataacatatataacagcATCTGGTTCTTTAGCCGTTTCTGCCACAGTAGCATCTGCCCTCACATCCCTGACACCCACAATTGCAGCCACTACATCAGCTACAGTGAACAACTCCAACATAGCACCCTCAACACCTGCCACGACCACAGTGGCTGTGACCGCAAATATTGTATTGCAACAACCAAATACAACGGCCGCCCAAGTAGTGAGTGGTCCCATTGGGGTGGCAGCAAATACTACTCCAACATTAGCCACTATTACTAATTCTTCAAATGCAATATCGACTGTTGCTGCCGTTAGTAATACAAATGCAATACTAATGCAATGGAGGTTTCACAATCATCCACAATAGTATGACCAGCAGCTGGATCGAATGTTGTTGTTCCCACCACTACAATGGCTTTAGCAGGAGCTACCGTGGGACTTAAGTCTGGTCCAGATATTACAATGACATTGAACCGTATAAATACGGCAGAGAATGAAGTTGATGTGGAGGAATCTTTACCAGGTGAtgttgttaaattggattttgctggcgaagaagtggctgggtgaaattttacccctaaggaatgtcttctaggagtttccaatcggcgaccggtgcccgttggaaactccgcctattacaacagtaccatcatcgcttcagccatcagcaacaatagcaatccatcagcgtcatattgtagagatacaaccaggccaccatttatcatcatcccctgctaatttagaattgactaatgttatgcaacataatgtttgcacagaacacgaagaagtagaagaagctaattgtcataatactgcagatgtaatcgatgaagatttcttttttaaaatatgcttaaaaacgatttcgtcttatctctgtaaacccagtgcttctacattcaacgcccattttttacaaagaaatgaattgtatttttttttattattttaccgctcctcgtaattgctcccttttccatttgttaagcgagctcgttttttgtgtgtaagaggcgtaaatgaatgagaactgaacaaaagaaatgttaatgcaattttaatttttaatggaaacaacatgaaagctaaatatgagaaatgataattaaaaatttttaaatataacaatattaatgaaagaaagctgataatccagaaaagaaaacattaggtgtgttcctttactttactcgtagtaaaaagtagtaCAAGAGAGAAATGTTGAAAATcctctcagatttctatatttgttacatgtacaggaacgaaaatatagtaaaaattgtaaaaatgtcaaataaaaaacaaaagaagcattgtgatttgaataaatattttcaaaacatgtaggtaaattaaatacttttatatatagttttttttttttttgcatatggcagattttttgcaggaaactttgaaatccttattacgatagaaagaagctatggtttttactttgttataaaaagtactccttttgcaaaaattttaatcaaagtaaaactctggcttctgggccataaagtagagtaatagcgcatattatcagtatcttataaggtggggtttttcattccgtttgtaacacatacaaataacgaattctgactatagaaagtatatatagtcttgatcagggagaaattataagtcgatgtctctctgtctggctatctgttgtaatcaggctacttccttcaataatgaacctatagtgctgaaattttaacagacacgtttttcttctacatgcaggtcaattttgaagatgggactacttcggcctaagtttcgattttgcttacatatgaaccgacccccgaattggggtcttcatgacatagacattaaaacttttatccgatttgcatgaaattcaaaacgtagaggtacttttggtccattaaagggtgtgccgaatttggtgtgagtcggtcaatgttttggtactttttttgaaacaagtggtattggttcggcattgttttgaaattccaaattgtggactctacacgttaaatctaaagcacaaacgtgcacaaaattttcctccagaatacgtagaattttataaggaatgtagtccttctagactcaaaatacagaccccactttgttcaaattttgcaaaaaaataaattgtaaggccctatctcgcaaatattagatatattcgcacacatacacaatctttttatggtagtttataagttctatttagcaaagcaaaaatcatgaaaatcggtgcataattgcgc
It includes:
- the LOC142230735 gene encoding uncharacterized protein LOC142230735, translating into MYITYITASGSLAVSATVASALTSLTPTIAATTSATVNNSNIAPANIVLQQPNTTAAQVVSGPIGVAANTTPTLATITNSSNAISTVAAVSNTNAILMQWRFHNHPQ